From the genome of Triticum aestivum cultivar Chinese Spring chromosome 3B, IWGSC CS RefSeq v2.1, whole genome shotgun sequence, one region includes:
- the LOC123065594 gene encoding heavy metal-associated isoprenylated plant protein 2: protein MKMVLKVPMVCKKCKSCVLTIVSKVKGVKSMAYDEEKSTLTVVGDVDVVVVVDALRKGKHPATVVTVGDEKKEAEEKKKKEEEEKKKKEAEEKKKKECMQKHCLKACSPPLYCPKACSPPRHCPPPPHCPPQSYCYVDDSGPCTIM, encoded by the exons ATGGTGCTTAAGGTGCCGATGGTCTGCAAGAAGTGCAAGTCTTGCGTCCTTACGATTGTGTCCAAGGTCAAAG GGGTCAAGTCGATGGCATACGACGAGGAGAAGAGCACGCTGACGGTGGTGGGGGATGTGGACGTGGTGGTGGTCGTCGACGCGCTGCGCAAGGGGAAGCACCCGGCGACGGTGGTGACGGTGGGCGAcgagaagaaggaggcggaggagaagaagaagaaggaggaagaggagaagaagaagaaggaggccgaggagaagaagaaaaaggaatgcATGCAGAAGCACTGCCTCAAGGCTTGCTCGCCGCCACTCTACTGCCCCAAGGCTTGCTCGCCGCCACGCCACTGcccgccgccaccccactgccCGCCGCAATCCTACTGCTACGTCGACGACTCCGGCCCCTGCACCATCATGTGA